One stretch of Armigeres subalbatus isolate Guangzhou_Male chromosome 2, GZ_Asu_2, whole genome shotgun sequence DNA includes these proteins:
- the LOC134214792 gene encoding uncharacterized protein LOC134214792: MDVGYIKDESESRPLGDSTKFRSAVGGLLYIAVCARPDIAASTAILGRRFSSPTEADWTAVKRVVRYLKATKNWRLRLGNENQDGLLAFSDSDWAGDKSTRKSTTGYVIYLNGAAVSWASRRQDCVTLSTTEAEYVALTETCQEIVWLRRLLEDLGETPTQPTLVMEDNQGCISFATSERCSKRSKHIETKRHFVKDLCANGVVRLNYCPTENMDADVLTKPVGPVKHQYFARRLGLCCSEAEIEEEC; this comes from the coding sequence ATGGACGTGGGATACATTAAGGATGAATCAGAAAGCAGACCACTGGGAGACAGCACCAAGTTCAGGAGTGCTGTTGGCGGCCTTTTGTACATAGCTGTGTGCGCCCGCCCAGACATTGCGGCCAGTACAGCTATACTAGGGAGGCGATTCAGCTCTCCCACGGAAGCTGATTGGACAGCCGTCAAAAGAGTAGTCCGCTATCTCAAGGCTACGAAGAATTGGCGACTGAGGCTCGGAAATGAGAATCAAGATGGTTTGCTTGCGTTTTCGGATTCCGATTGGGCCGGAGACAAGTCGACTAGAAAATCAACAACGGGATATGTCATCTACCTGAATGGTGCGGCTGTGTCTTGGGCTAGTCGTCGTCAAGACTGTGTCACACTTTCAACAACGGAAGCTGAGTATGTGGCGTTAACGGAGACATGCCAGGAAATAGTTTGGCTCCGGCGGCTGCTTGAAGATCTTGGAGAAACGCCCACACAACCAACGTTAGTCATGGAAGACAATCAAGGTTGCATAAGTTTCGCAACCTCAGAGAGATGCAGCAAAAGATCCAAGCACATAGAAACTAAACGTCATTTTGTAAAAGACCTTTGTGCTAACGGTGTGGTGAGGCTTAACTACTGTCCAACCGAGAACATGGATGCCGACGTTCTAACGAAACCAGTCGGACCAGTCAAGCATCAATATTTCGCACGGCGTTTGGGGCTATGTTGCAGTGAAGCTGAAATTGAGGAGGAGTGTTGA